In Bombus huntii isolate Logan2020A chromosome 3, iyBomHunt1.1, whole genome shotgun sequence, a single genomic region encodes these proteins:
- the LOC126864022 gene encoding signal transducing adapter molecule 1, with protein MGLFQNSSPFDADVEKATSEKNMSIEWGSMLDICDKVGTSTQNAKECLRSIVKRLYSPDPHIVMQALTLLDVCVINCGKTFHLEIASREFENDLRKLVNHSEPKIAEKMKVLLKKWAENDFKTDPQLNLIPSLYNKLKNEGHDFTSTSDTPKRISVLSKDPNVVTNSQEEEDIAKAIELSLKESKAHSQASSSHSSPASNKYTSLYPNVSSALGASSNSEGRKVRALYDFEAAEDNELTFFAGEIINILDDSDPNWWKGSNQNGEGLFPSNFVTADLSMEPEQFTKLEHSNKKMVQFAEEVEVKTVKREPEVVEVEIDERKMDRLLHLLHEADPQCDNSDPQEMLDLEEQVTAMGPLIDAALEKVDRRHAQLTQLSSDLVDALNLYHTLMREPPPPTPSNYTLPKMPPHINPYQFQNQGPPPPHIFNGVPPPHQTSFPVGGGPPGPYNATIPPNEYMGPASMPNMTLPQHFHVQPAGSHQHPPGGHPHGPPVPEQSNVPYSHQGYPPQTGTMPGPYGPPGPTGHPVSQQPQYAPSNGQHMM; from the exons ATGGGTCTTTTCCAGAATTCCTCGCCTTTCGACGCTGACGTTG aaaagGCAACCAGTGAGAAGAATATGTCTATAGAATGGGGAAGTATGTTGGATATTTGTGATAAAGTGGGAACTTCTACCCAAAATGCAAAGGAATGTTTACGGTCGATTGTTAAAAGACTATATTCTCCAGATCCACATATCGTTATGCAAGCATTAACA TTGTTAGATGTGTGTGTCATCAATTGTGGAAAAACATTTCATCTGGAAATTGCATCAAGAGAATTTGAAAATGACCTGAGGAAGCTTGTTAATCATTCTGAACCAAAGATTGCTGAAAAAATGAAGGTACTTTTAAAGAAATGGGCTGAAAATGATTTCAAAACTGATCCTCAGTTAAATCTAATTCCAAGTTTGTACAATAAACTTAAAAATGAAGGACATGACTTTACTTCTACATCAGATACG cccAAACGTATAAGTGTATTAAGTAAAGATCCAAATGTAGTAACAAATTCACAAGAAGAGGAAGACATTGCAAAAG CCATAGAACTTTCTCTTAAGGAAAGTAAAGCTCATAGTCAAGCATCCTCTTCACATAGCTCACCAGCATCTAATAAATACACCAGTTTATACCCTAATGTAAGTTCTGCACTTGGTGCCTCCAGCAACTCCGAAGGCAGGAAGGTCCGTGCTCTGTATGATTTTGAGGCAGCAGAAGATAATGAATTAACATTTTTTGCAGGAGAAATAA TTAACATATTGGATGATTCTGATCCAAACTGGTGGAAAGGCAGTAACCAAAATGGAGAAGGACTATTTCCCTCTAACTTTGTTACTGCAGATTTGTCTATGGAGCCTGAACAGTTTACAA AATTAGAACACAGTAACAAAAAAATGGTTCAGTTTGCTGAAGAGGTAGAAGTAAAAACTGTAAAGAGAGAACCAGAAGTGGTTGAAGTTGAAATAGATGAAAGAAAGATGGACAGacttttacatttattacatGAAGCTGATCCTCAATGTGATAATTCGGATCCACAAGAAATGCTTGATTTAGAAG AACAAGTTACTGCTATGGGACCGTTGATAGATGCAGCTTTAGAAAAAGTAGACAGGAGGCATGCACAGCTAACTCAGTTAAGTTCTGATCTGGTGGATGCTCTTAATTTGTATCATACATTGATGCGAGAACCACCACCTCCTACACCATCAAATTATACCCTACCTAAGATGCCACCTCACATAAACCCTTATCAGTTTCAAAATCAGGGACCACCACCTCCACAT ATATTTAATGGAGTACCTCCACCTCATCAAACTTCCTTTCCTGTTGGAGGTGGTCCACCTGGGCCATATAATGCGACTATACCACCTAACGAATACATGGGTCCTGCAAGCATGCCAAACATGACATTACCACAACATTTTCACGTGCAACCAGCGGGTTCGCATCAGCACCCACCAGGAGGACATCCTCATGGACCACCTGTGCCAGAGCAAAGCAATGTACCTTACTCACATCAAGG ATATCCACCTCAAACTGGTACTATGCCAGGACCATATGGTCCACCAGGACCAACAGGACATCCGGTAAGCCAACAACCTCAATATGCTCCATCAAATGGGCAACACATGATGTAA